One region of Glycine max cultivar Williams 82 chromosome 9, Glycine_max_v4.0, whole genome shotgun sequence genomic DNA includes:
- the LOC100780911 gene encoding membrane protein PM19L: MATDQMKPIATLLLGLNFCMYVIVLGIGGWAMNRAIDHGFVIGPGFDLPAHFSPIYFPMGNAATGFFVTFALIAGVAGVGSIISGVNHVRSWTSESLPSAASVASIAWALTVLAMGFACKEIQLTGRNARLKTMEAFMIILSATQLFYIAAIHGAAAYRR, from the exons ATGGCGACCGACCAAATGAAGCCCATTGCCACCCTTCTTTTGGGGCTCAACTTCTGCATGTATGTCATAGTGTTAGGCATTGGTGGATGGGCCATGAACAGAGCCATAGATCATGGCTTTGTTATAG GTCCAGGATTTGATCTTCCTGCTCATTTTTCACCCATATACTTTCCTATGGGAAATGCTGCCACTGGATTCTTTGTGACATTTGCTTTGATTGCTGGAGTTGCTGGTGTTGGATCAATCATTTCAGGAGTCAATCATGTCCGTTCATGGACTTCAGAGAGCTTGCCATCTGCGGCTTCAGTTGCTTCCATTGCGTGGGCTCTTACTGTTCTTGCCATGGG CTTTGCCTGCAAAGAGATTCAGCTTACCGGCAGAAATGCTCGCCTG AAAACAATGGAAGCTTTTATGATTATCCTTTCAGCTACACAGCTTTTCTACATAGCTGCTATTCATGGTGCTGCTGCATATAGGAGATGA
- the LOC100781444 gene encoding uncharacterized protein — MPSGAKKRKAAKKKKEKETEINTNPSTTNPQGNDEVKSQSQDEKGSDGGEGGSPAHGEHDPAFNEEEEERDPSAAQPSHAASSSKDLEEAPGDAKIDETEGRKEGIVVIQWDMKSEGSESKDVIVGHVESAKESDHGNGNRNYSSSSSSDETGTLKNSKNESHNSVNETVGFDELVKTMDSLHAKMTSITQNVLVEETGDSVVESSADIAKVVAAVPEVQTIDNNNALLEKSTGSQVEATYLAVEKNEDKEHSSSDENVRTISLEEPKPREFDSEVSASVSQSPIPESTIDAEHVKDSDTPECSDNQPLVASVPPVVQKTSWLSCCGLFDVLSGSNR, encoded by the exons ATGCCATCAGGTGCTAAGAAGAGGAAAGCTgccaagaaaaagaaggaaaaggaaacTGAAATTAACACCAACCCTTCAACAACCAACCCTCAAG GGAATGATGAGGTGAAGTCACAGTCTCAGGACGAGAAAGGAAGTGATGGTGGTGAGGGTGGTTCACCAGCACATGGTGAACATGATCCTGCATTCaatgaagaggaggaggagagggACCCTTCAGCTGCTCAACCATCTCatgctgcttcttcttccaagGACTTGGAGGAAGCCCCTGGTGATGCTAAGATCGATGAAACTGAAGGACGAAAAGAAGGTATTGTTGTGATACAGTGGGATATGAAATCTGAGGGTTCTGAGAGCAAAGATGTGATTGTTGGACATGTTGAGTCTGCCAAGGAATCTGATCATGGGAACGGGAATAGGAACTACAGCAGTTCAAGTTCAAGCGATGAAACCGGAACCTTAAAGAACTCAAAGAATGAGTCCCATAATTCAGTAAATGAGACAGTTGGATTTGATGAGTTGGTTAAAACCATGGACTCTTTGCATGCCAAAATGACGTCGATTACTCAAAATGTGCTGGTTGAGGAGACTGGTGATTCGGTTGTGGAATCTTCTGCTGATATAGCTAAAGTAGTGGCTGCTGTACCTGAGGTACAAAccattgataataataatgctTTATTGGAGAAATCTACAGGATCTCAAGTAGAGGCAACTTATCTTGCGGTGGAGAAAAATGAGGATAAAGAACATTCCTCCTCTGATGAAAATGTAAGAACAATAAGTTTGGAGGAACCTAAGCCAAGGGAATTTGACAGTGAAGTATCAGCATCAGTGTCTCAGAGTCCTATCCCTGAATCTACTATTGATGCAGAACATGTTAAAGATTCTGATACTCCAGAATGCTCTGATAATCAG CCACTTGTAGCATCAGTTCCACCTGTGGTGCAAAAGACTTCCTGGTTGAGTTGCTGTGGACTGTTTGATGTTCTGTCAGGTTCCAACAGATAA